The Pseudoxanthomonas sp. genome segment CCTGGCGCCCCTGCGGGCGTCGCTGGAGCTGTTCGAGAAGGCCGGCGGCATGGAGGCGATCCGCACCAAGTCGCTGAAGATCACCGGCCTGCTGGAAGCGCTCATCCGGGCGCGGCTGTCGGATGTCCTGCAGATCATCACACCTAGCGATACGACCCAGCGCGGCGCGCAGCTGTCGCTTCGCGTGAGCGGCGGCCGCGAACGTGGGCGCGAACTGTTCGAGTACCTGCTGTCGGTGGGCATCGTCGGCGACTGGCGCGAACCGGACGTGATCCGCATCTCGCCCGCCCCGTTGTACAACCGCTACATGGACGTCCACCGCTTCGTCGAGGAAGTCGAGACGTGGCGGGGGTTCTGACCGTCATGCAGTGATTCGTCGTCCCCGCGAAGGCGGGGACCCAGTGACGTTACTTGGATAGGATTGCTTATGGAAAAGCAGCCCGCCACTTACATGCTGGCTAGCCGCAGGAACGGCACGCTGTATGTCGGGGTCACCAGCGATCTGATTGGACGCATCTGGCAACACCGCACGCATGCTGTACCTGGCTTCACAGAGCGTCATCGCGCGACCCGGCTGGTATGGTACGAGATCCATCCGACCATGGAAGCCGCGATCACCCGAGAGAAGCGCATCAAGAAGTGGAATCGCGCATGGAAGATAAGACTGATCGAAGAATCCAATCTCTATTGGAACGATCTGTGGCCCGACATCATCGGACAACGTTAAGTCACTGGATCCCCGCCTGCGCGGGGATGACGGGGTATTGAATTGAGCATCGGGGAATCGCGACACATCACCATCATCGGCGCCGGCCTCGCCGGCGCACTGCTGGCCACGCTGATGGCCCGTGCGGGCTGGCGGGTGGACGTGTTCGAGAAGCGCGGCGACCCGCGCGTGCAGGGCTATGCCGGTGGACGCTCGATCAACCTGGCGCTGGCCGAGCGGGGCCGCCACGCGCTGCGGATGGCCGACGCCGACGATGCGGTGATGCGGCAGGCGGTGATGATGCGCGGCCGCATGGTGCATGCCCTCGACGGGCGGCAACAGTTGCAGCGCTATGGGCGCGACGATTCCGAGGTCATCTGGTCGATCCACCGTGGCGACCTGAATGTCACGCTGCTGGACCTGGCCGAGCGCGCAGGGGCGACCCTGCATTTCCATCGCCGCCTGGATGCGGTCGACTTCGATGCACGGATCGCCCGGTTCGGCGACGAACAGGATGGAAGCGCGCACGCCGTGGGTTTCACCGCCCTGATCGGTGCCGACGGCGCCGGATCGTCGCTGCGCGGTGCGATGCAGCGTCGCGAGGATCTCGGCGAGCGCACGGAGTTCCTCGATCACTCCTACAAGGAGCTCGAGATTCCGCCCGACGTGGACGGTGGCTTCATGATGGAGCCCAATGCGCTGCATATCTGGCCGCGCGGCCACTACATGTGCATCGCGCTGCCGAACGACGAGCGCACGTTCACCGTGACCCTGTTCCTGCCCAATCACGGCGACCCGAGCTTCGCCAGCGTGCGCACGGGGGAGGACGCGAAAGCGCTGTTCCTGCGCGATTTCGCCGATGCCGTGCCGCTCATCCCCGAGCTGGAACGGGACTGGGAGACCAACCCCACCGGCCTGCTCGCCACGCTGTACCTGGACCGCTGGCACCTCGGCGGCCAGGCGGTACTGCTGGGCGATGCCGCCCATGCGATGGTGCCGTTCCACGGCCAAGGCATGAACTGCGCGTTCGAGGACTGCGTGGCGCTGTCGCGGCATCTGCTGGCGTCGGACGACCTGGCCGCTGCGTTTGCCGCCTTCGAGGCCGAGCGCAAGCCGAACGCGCTGGCGATCCAGGAGATGGCGCTGGAAAACTACGTGGAGATGCGCGACAAGGTCGACGACAGCGGCTTCCTGCTGCAGCGCGAACTGGAACTGGCATTGCAGGCGCGCCATCCGCAGCGCTTCGTACCGCACTACACGATGGTCAGCTTCATGCGCATTCCCTACGCGCTGGCGCAGCACCGCAGCCATGTGCAGCGCGACCTGCTGGTACGGCACACCGCAGGCCGGGCATCGCTCAACGGCATCGACTGGGCCCGGGTGGATGCCGACGTGCACGCGCAGCTTCCGGTCCTGGAGGAGGCCGGGGAGTGAGCGCGAGCGCGCCACCATGCATCTTCGGCTGGCGGGGCAATGAGGCCGTCGCAACGGCATATGACAATGATGCGCCGATGGTGGACTTCTGATGGCGGGAACCTTTCTCTTCTACGATCTCGAAACCTTCGGCGCCGACCCCAGGCGCAGCCGCGTGGCGCAGTTCGCGGCCGTACGCACCACCCCCGCGCTGGAGGTCATCGACGAGCCGATCAGCTTCTTCGTGCAGCCGGCCGACGACCTGCTGCCCTCGCCCGTCGCCACGCTGATCACCGGCATCACCCCGCAGCAGGCACAGCGTGACGGCGTGAACGAAGCCGAAGCCTTCGCCCGCATCGCCGACGAGATGGGCCGGCCGGAAACCTGCACGCTGGGCTACAACAGCCTGCGGTTCGACGACGAGTTCGTCCGCCACGGCCTGTTCCGCAATTTCCACGAGCCGTACGAGCGCGAGTGGCGCGGCGGCAATTCGCGCTGGGACCTGCTCGACGTGATGCGGCTGATGCATGCGCTTCGTCCCGACGGCATCGTCTGGCCGAAGCGGGAGGACGGCGCCACCTCGTTCAAGCTCGAGCAGCTGGCACTGGCCAATCGCGTGCGCGACGGCGATGCGCACGAGGCGCTGTCGGACGTGTTCGCGACGATCGGCCTGGCGCGCCTGATGCGCCAGGCGCAGCCACGCCTGTGGGACTACGCGCTGCAGCTGCGCGACAAGCGCTTCGCCGGGCGGCTGCTCGACAGCATCGCCATGCTGCCGGTCCTGCACGTCTCGCAGCGCTATCCTGCGCACCGGCTGTGCGCGGCGCCGGTGCTGCCGCTGACCCGGCATCCGCGCATCGACAACCGGGTGGTGGTGTTCGACCTGGACAGCGATCCGGCGCCGCTGCTGTCGATGTCGCCGGACGACATCGCGGACCGGCTCTACACGCCGGCCGCCGACCTTCCGGAAGGCGAACAGCGCATTCCGCTGAAGGAGGTCCACCTCAACCGCACACCGGCGCTGGTCGCGTGGTCGCACCTGCGCCCGGCGGACCTGGACCGGCTCGGCATCGATCCGGTGCGCTGCGAGCGCAACGCCGCGATCCTGCGCCAGGCCGGTCCGGCCCTGGCCGAGAAAGTGCGGCAGGTCTTCGCCGGCGAACGCGCCCTCCCGGCCGGCGATGTGGACGGATCGCTCTACGACGGCTTCCTGGCCGACGCCGACAAGCGCCGGTTCTCCGACGTGCGCACCACCCCGCCCGCATTGCTGGGCCAGCGCGATTTCGGCTTCCGCGACCCGCGCTTGCCGGAGCTGCTGTTCCGCTATCGCGCACGCAACTGGCCCGACACCCTGTCCGCCGGCGAACGCCAGCGCTGGGACGACTACCGGCGCCAGCGCCTGTCCACCGACAGCGGGCTGTCCGAGTACAGCTTCGAGCGCTTCGATGCGGAAGTGGCCGACCTGCGCCGCACGCAGGCCGGCGATCCGGAAAAGCTGGCCCTGCTGGACAGGATCCAGCACTGGCGCGACGACCTGCAGGCCGGCCTGTAGCTGCACGTCGAGGGCGATCTTGCCGGTTCGATGACACCGGCCTGTCTAGAATGGCGACCATGGCCACCTACTTCTCCGATGCCAGTTTCAGGTTCCTGCGCGGGCTGGCGCGCCACAACGACAAGACCTGGTTCAACGACCACAAGGCGCAGTACGAAGACCACGTACGCCAGCCATTCCTGCGCCTGCTGACCGACCTGCAGCCGGACCTGGCGGCCGTCAGCCTGCATTTCCGGTCCGATCCGAAGACCGTGGGCGGTTCGCTGTTCCGCATCTACCGCGACGCGCGCTTCTCCAGCGACAAGTCGCCCTACAAATCGTGGCAGGGTGCGCGGC includes the following:
- a CDS encoding GIY-YIG nuclease family protein; translated protein: MEKQPATYMLASRRNGTLYVGVTSDLIGRIWQHRTHAVPGFTERHRATRLVWYEIHPTMEAAITREKRIKKWNRAWKIRLIEESNLYWNDLWPDIIGQR
- a CDS encoding NAD(P)/FAD-dependent oxidoreductase, whose protein sequence is MSIGESRHITIIGAGLAGALLATLMARAGWRVDVFEKRGDPRVQGYAGGRSINLALAERGRHALRMADADDAVMRQAVMMRGRMVHALDGRQQLQRYGRDDSEVIWSIHRGDLNVTLLDLAERAGATLHFHRRLDAVDFDARIARFGDEQDGSAHAVGFTALIGADGAGSSLRGAMQRREDLGERTEFLDHSYKELEIPPDVDGGFMMEPNALHIWPRGHYMCIALPNDERTFTVTLFLPNHGDPSFASVRTGEDAKALFLRDFADAVPLIPELERDWETNPTGLLATLYLDRWHLGGQAVLLGDAAHAMVPFHGQGMNCAFEDCVALSRHLLASDDLAAAFAAFEAERKPNALAIQEMALENYVEMRDKVDDSGFLLQRELELALQARHPQRFVPHYTMVSFMRIPYALAQHRSHVQRDLLVRHTAGRASLNGIDWARVDADVHAQLPVLEEAGE
- the sbcB gene encoding exodeoxyribonuclease I; translation: MAGTFLFYDLETFGADPRRSRVAQFAAVRTTPALEVIDEPISFFVQPADDLLPSPVATLITGITPQQAQRDGVNEAEAFARIADEMGRPETCTLGYNSLRFDDEFVRHGLFRNFHEPYEREWRGGNSRWDLLDVMRLMHALRPDGIVWPKREDGATSFKLEQLALANRVRDGDAHEALSDVFATIGLARLMRQAQPRLWDYALQLRDKRFAGRLLDSIAMLPVLHVSQRYPAHRLCAAPVLPLTRHPRIDNRVVVFDLDSDPAPLLSMSPDDIADRLYTPAADLPEGEQRIPLKEVHLNRTPALVAWSHLRPADLDRLGIDPVRCERNAAILRQAGPALAEKVRQVFAGERALPAGDVDGSLYDGFLADADKRRFSDVRTTPPALLGQRDFGFRDPRLPELLFRYRARNWPDTLSAGERQRWDDYRRQRLSTDSGLSEYSFERFDAEVADLRRTQAGDPEKLALLDRIQHWRDDLQAGL